The following coding sequences lie in one Loxodonta africana isolate mLoxAfr1 chromosome X, mLoxAfr1.hap2, whole genome shotgun sequence genomic window:
- the LOC100656320 gene encoding large ribosomal subunit protein eL32-like — translation MVALRPLVKLKIVKKRTKKFIWHQSDCYVKIKCNWHKPRGIDNRVQRRVKGQILMPNIGYRSNKKTKHMLPSGFCKFLVRNVKEVEELLMCIKSYYAEIVHHVSSKKRKAIMERPVQLASKVINPSARLHREENE, via the coding sequence ATGGTTGCCCTCAGACCCCTGGTGAAGCTCAAGATTGTCAAAAAGAGGACCAAGAAGTTTATATGGCACCAGTCAGACTGTTATGTCAAAATTAAATGTAACTGGCACAAGCCCAGAGGCATTGACAACAGGGTGCAGAGAAGAGTTAAGGGCCAGATCTTGATGCCCAACATTGGTTACAGGAGCAACAAGAAAACAAAGCACATGCTGCCTAGTGGCTTCTGCAAGTTCCTGGTCCGCAATGTCAAGGAGGTGGAAGAGCTGCTGATGTGCATCAAATCTTACTATGCTGAGATTGTACACCATGTTTCCTCTAAGAAACGCAAAGCCATCATGGAAAGACCAGTCCAGCTGGCCAGTAAAGTCATCAATCCCAGTGCCAGGCtgcacagagaagaaaatgaatag